The Armatimonadia bacterium genome includes the window CGGCGAGAGGGGGCCTTGCGCCTCCTCTCGCCGAAGGGCGTTACTACCTCGACGCAAGGGTACGCGAGCAGTCGGGGTGCCGCGCAAGCAAGTGAAAGGTCTGGACCAATGGCACGAGCCTTGACGACGCGCAGGGGAACCCTACTCGGTGTACTGATCGCGCTGCTATGCTGCGGTGCTGCGCAGGCGGAAGACGCCAAGGGCCCTTCGGCCGAGAAGCCCGAGGAACCGGCTCTGGTGAACAACTCCTTCTTCAACACCGATGTGCGGCAGGCGCTGTCGGACCTTGCCGCGGACACCGGAGTGACGATCCTGCTGGACGAGAGCGTCGTCGGGTTCATCAGTCTGGACCTCAAGGACGTGCCGCTGGACCGGGCTCTGAAGCTGATGCTGCTGCCCCTGGGGATGGTGTACCGGGAGATCGAGCCGGGCGTGTACCTGGTGACGGCTGCAGACCCGAGGGCTCCGAGCTTCCGACTGGTGGCGGAGACGCAGATCCTGCCGATCGGCCACCTTGACCCACAGAACCTGACGCGGCTGCTGCCGGACCGCTATGCGCAGTTCGTGCGAGTGGACACGGCTGCACGTCGCTGCCTGATCGAGGCCCCCAAGGAGTACCTGGAGGATATCGTGCGCCTGATCCGGTCGCTGGACACGGCGCCGGGACAAGTGCTGATCGAGGCCCTGGTGCTGGAGACGACAACGGGGGCGCTGAAGCAGTACGCACCGACCTTTGCTTCCTCACATCTCGCGGGTGATATTGCCGGGGGGATCTTCAACTACCAGTCGAACTCGCGGAACCTGAGCAGCGCGAACACCTCGACAACCAGCCAGAAGCCGACACCGGGGAACCTGCTCGTCGGCTTGCAGTGGCTGATGGAGAACAACCAGGCGTCGCTGCGGGCCAACCCGCGTGTTGTGGCGCCGGATGGAACGGCGGCGGAGATCGAGGTCGGCACACAGCAGTACTTCAGCCTGCTGACCGGGTCGGCGGTCTACGCCTACACGAGGCTGGAGCGCGTCGATGCGACGATCAAGCTGAACATCAAGCCGCGGATCCTGCCCGAGGGGCAGGGGATCGAGTGTGACATTGAGCCCAACGTGGCCGATGTCGTGGGCCAGGGCTCCGATGGGCTGCCGGTGATCACCATCCGGCGTGCCAAGTCGACGGTGCGGGTGCAGAACGGGCAGGGGATTGTGATTGGCGGACTGCTGCAGGAGACCTCGTCCTCCACGGAGAGCAAAGTGCCGATTCTGGGCGATCTGCCGGTGATCGGCAAGCTGTTCCGGTCGAAGAACACCTCGAAGGGCCAGCGGGATATCCTCTTTGTGATCTCACCGCACCTGCTGGATGCGAACGGGCAGTTCGAGGGTCCACTGCTGAGCGAAGTGCTGATGTCGCGCAAGGCCCCCAGCAGCGTCGGCGAACTGCAGACGCCGCCGAAGCCGGTGCCCGTGAAGCAGGAGACAGGCGCAACCCGGGCCGACCTGGGGCAAGCCTTTAGCGTGAAGGCCCAGTAGGGCGCAGCCGTCAAGGCTCCCAGTGATTGTCGGCGCCGGTCAGGTCTCTGGGCTGCAAGGTCTCCGGCGGACGGTTCCATTTCACGTTGCCGGCGAGGTAGACGAAGTTGGCCCCGATTCCATGGCGAGCGTCGACACGGCCCAGACCATTGGCTTTGAGGCCCAGGCCCGTGCTGCGAACAGAGCCCCGTAGGTCGAAGAGGAGGATCGTCTGCGCCGGACAATCCACCTGGTCCATGAGCAGAGAAGCCCCGCTGTAACCTCCCACTAAGGTCAGGTCGTGGTTGATCCCATAGCTGTGCGACCGGCAGACCATGCCGCTAGCCGTGTTCGGCATCTGGTCGGCAGGGCACAGGAGCAGCATCCCCGAGCGATAGTAGGGCTCGAGGATTACGTCCCAACACAGGTCGGTGTTGCGCAGGCCGGAGGGCGAACGTGCAGGGACGAGGCGACCATCGTTGTCCTGGACGTAGAGCATGACTGCCCCCGCGAGGCTGCGCAGGTTGGTCATGCAGGTGGCGCGTTCGGCACTCTTGGTGGCGGTCTCATACACCGGCAGCAAGACGGCCGCCAGGATGAGGATGATGGCGACGACAACGAGAGTCTCTACCAACGTGAACCCACGAGCGGACTGCAAGAACCTCGCGCCCCCCGGCGGTTGAGTTCAGGACGGCCCCGGCAGGATGACGGCCAAGAGCCGGAAGTGCCAAAGGATGGTAAGGCCCGCGTCAGGCGGGCTGGGAATCACGACCGATCTGCATGAGCTGCAACTGCAACCGCAGGTTAGCCAGCCCCTCCTCCAGAGTGACCAGCGGGGCGCCCTCGCCCCGGACTGCGGCCACGAAGCGGCTGATGGAGTCCTGCACAAAGTCCACGGACTTGAGGCGATGGTCCCCGATGCTCAGGTATGCGGCGAAGACCCCATTTTCGTCGTTGCGCCCCTCGTAGTCAGCCAGCACGTCGTCGAGGCCAAAGCGGCGAGCCAGCGGTCCTTCGGGCACGTTGACGGTGTCGATGACGGCCTGGACCGAGCGCCCCGCGTCAGTCCGGTACGTGAAGTCGGCACGGACCTGGTGAGCATCAACAAGGACGCGGGTCGAGGAAGCCTCGAGCTGTCCCGGGCCGGCAAGGGCGAGGAGCAGGCTGAGCGGATGGGGTGAGAGGTCTACCCAGATCTTCTCGCCGCTGGCGCCGGACTTGCCGCCGCGCGAGTCCATGCGCATGTAGAAGCGCTCGAAGGAGGCCGGGTCGACGGGCTGACCGGAGAGTTCGCACAGCTTCAGGTAGGGCTCAAGTGCGGCGACGTACTGGGTGTTTGTGGCCGCAAGAAGACTCCGCGTGCGGGCCGCCTCAACCATGGAGCCGGCTTCGTCGAGGAGCTGCTCGAAGGGCTTGTCCCAGTCCCACACCAGGGGCTTCTCGCAGAGGATCGCGCAGCCGGCGTCAGCGGCCAGCGCGAAGTGCTCGGCATGCAATTGCGGCGGCGAGCACAGGGCAAGGAGGTCGGGTCGGGCAGCGTCGAGCATGGGCTCGACGCCAACATAGCCCTTTCCCGTGAAGCCGAAGAGCTTGTGGAGGACCTCCGTAGTGGCGGCGACGGACTCCTTGCTGGTGCCTGCGAAGGCCACGACCTCGCAGCCGAGAGCGTTGAACCACTTGGCGTGGTGCTTGCCGATTCCGGATGCGCCGATCACGGCGGCGCGCAACGGGCTGCTCATGGTTGGGCCCCCTGCAGGTCAGTTGGAGTTGTCGGGCGCGGCATCCTTGTCGGGAGAGGTCTGGGCCTCCGGTGCGCCGGGTCGAGCGATGCGGAACTCGACGTCGCGCTCCTTGCCGTGGCCGGTGACGGTGATGGTGAAGACCTTGGGCTGTCCAGGCTTGATGTCCGTGACGACGACGCGGTTGATGCCCCGCTCCTCGCCGCCGGGTCCGCGAAGGGTGACGATCACCATTGCTTCCTTAACCGGCCGGTCGCCATGGTTCACGATCTCGGCCATGACGCGGGCCAGGTGGTGCTCCTCGTCGAGGTTGTAGCGATAGCGATCGATGCGCAGGTTGGCGATGTCCTCGGTTACCCGCGGAGCACGAGTGCCACACCCGCCGGCGAGAGCGCCCAGGAGGCACGCCAGCAGTCCCCAGGAAGCCAGAGGTGTGCTGCGGAACGACCTACCGATTGTTGTTGTCATTCTTGGCTGGCTTGGCATGGTTCGCGGTACCGTTGTCCATTCCGCGGCCGTCGAAGGAGGCGGCGAAGTTCTCAAGGGTGGCTGTGACGAGTTGGTTGATGGTGCCTTCGGGATACGTACCGTTCTTGCGCCTGCTGCCCGCTGGTACGCCGGTGAGGACCTCCAGGCCCTCGTCGACGGTGGAGACCGCGTAGATGTGGAACTTGCCGTCACGCACGGCCTCAATGACCTCGGGCTTGAGCATCAGGTGCTGCACGTTGCTCTTCGGGATCAGCACGCCCTGCTCGCCCGTGAGGCCGCGCGACTTGCAGGAGTCGAAGAACCCCTCGATCTTCTCGTTGACGCCGCCGATGGCCTGGACGTGGCCTGCCTGATTGACGGAGCCCGTGACGGCAAAGCCCTGAGAGATCGGGGCGCCCGCGAGGCTAGAGAGGATGGCGTACAGTTCGGCGGAGGAGGCGCTATCCCCTTCGATCAGGTCGTAGTTCTGCTCAAAGGTCAGGGAGGCCGCCAGGGTCAGCGGCTTCTCATGGGCGTAGCGGCCGTTGAGGAAGCCGGTGAGGGTGAGCAGGCCCTTGTCGTGCAGGCGCCCGGTGAGCTTGGCTTCGCGGTCGATCTGCATGACCCCGCTCTTGCCGACGAAGGTGATGGCGCGCAGGCGGTTGGGACGACCGAACCAGTAGTCGCCCAGGGGGATCACTGAGAGCGCGTTCACCTGCCCGATTTCCTTGCCCTTGAAACTCAGCTCGATGAGGCCGCGGTCGGACATCTCGCGCATTCGCTCCTCGATGCGGTTCGAGCGGGAGACGTGCTCCTCGATCGCGCGCTGTACGTCCTCGGCGGTCACCAGGGAGTTGCCATTGTGCCCGCACCAGTAGGCGGCTTCGCGGACCAGGTCGGCCACATCGACGAAGCGGGTGGTGAGCCGCATCTGGTCGGCGACGAGGCGCGAAGCCTGCTCGAGGATCCTGGCGACGGCTGGGGCCTCGAAGTGGGGCAGTCCTTCCCGGCGGCAGACGGTGGCGACGAACTGGGCATACCGGCGCAGGGCCGTGCGGTTGCGCGGAGTGCTGGCGTCGAAGTCGGCTTTGACCTTGAAGAGCTTGCGGAAGTCGTCATCGTAGTTGTACAGCAGGTAGTACAGCTCCGGTGAGCCGACGAGGACCACCTTCACGTCGAGAGCGATGGGCTCGGGCTCAAGCGTAACGGTGGACATGAAGCGGAACTGATCCTGCAGGCTCTCGATGCGGACCAGTTTGTTCTTGAGCGCGCGCTTGAGGGCCTCGTAGGCGTAGGGCTTGCGCAGGAGAGTCTCGGCCTCGAGAACCAGATAGCCTCCATTGGCGCGGTGAAGGGCACCGGGACGGATCATGGTGTAGTCCGTGACCAAAGCGCCCATCTGAGTGCGGTGCTCGATCAGGCCGGTGAGGTTGTCGATGGTCGGGTTCGACTCATAGACGACGGGTGCGCCGTCGCGCGGCCCACAGGAGAGCAGGACATTGACCCCGTAGAGGGAATAGCGGCTGTCCGGAGTGGGCACAGCGATGGGGAAGGGCATCTGCGGCGTGTCCTCATCGCGTGCGCGCAGGCCCTCGATGTTGTCGATGATGTCATCGAGGATCTGGCGCAGGTGCTCGCAGACCCGCTCCTCGGTAGCATATCGCTTCTGCAGCTCCTCGAAGAGATGGCCGACGGCGAAGCGAGCGACCTCCTGGTCTAGCTTCTTGACCTCCACGCGGACCATCTTGTCCTTGCGATGGTGCCGGCGAAGCATCTCCTCGAGCTTGTCCTGGAGCTTAGCGCGCCGAGCGTCGATGGCCTTGCGGTCTTCCTCCGTGAGCTCCGCGTAGTCCTGGGGGCTCATGACCTCGCCGTCTTTGGCCGGCGCAACGAGGACACCCGCGGGTCCGCGCCCAACGACCATATTGGCCGCCTCAGCCTCCTTCTCGAAGGCTGCCAGTTCGGCCTGGCGCTCCTCGCGGAAGGTCTTGAGGGCCTCCTCGCGACGGTCGACGTACTCCTCGCTCTCGAAGGCTGCGGCGAGTTCGCGCTGCACGTCCTCGATGAGTTCGTTCATGTCATCGCGGAACTCACAGGCGGAGCCGCTGGGCAGGTGCAAAGCCTTGGGCTGGTTTGGCTGGTCGAAGTTGTGCACGTACACCCAGTCGCCCGGGGCAGGCTGTTGCGCGGCCGCCTGGTCAAGCATGGCGCGGCTCATGGAACTGCGGCCGGTGCCCACAGGGCCCATCACGAAGACGTTGTAGCCGTCGCTCTGGATATTGACGCCAAAGCCCAGGGCAGCCACGGCGCGATCCTGTCCGATCGGCGCGGCGAGGTCCTTGAGGGTCTCCGTGCTTGTGAAGCCGAGCTTGTCGCAGTCGCAAGTCCAGCGCAGTTGCTCGGGTTTCAGACGCAGCCGATCGATCACCGGCGATCACTCCCAGCCTAGGATGCTCCCTCGGGCGCCCGATAGCTGGAACTGACAAAAGAAGGAGGGACGACCGGCGCCTGAGGGGAAGTTGCAGAAGCTACCAAACCCACAGTACCATTATGCCGTGCCTGGACTCCGGCCGCAAGCGATTTCGGCCCGGCGGGGCTACAGTTCGCCCATCACCATCAATCTGAGGTGGCTCAGCCATGAAGGTTCTTGCTGCAGGGATCGTGCTGTCACTCGTGCTCCTGATCCAGACTCTAGGCGTCTGCCAGGTTACGGCGCAGATCGAGTGGAGTGACGTCTACACTGCCGACAAGCTGCCTGACGAGGCCGGCTGGGGCGCGTCAAAGGGTACGAACACCTCTTCAGAGATCACCCCGGAGGGCCTGCACCTCAAGGATTCCGGGACGGCCAACACGGAGCTTCACTGCTACAGCCGACGCTGGCCGGCCCAGCCGGATCGCGGATCCGTAGCAGAAGCAACCGTCAAGGCAGTCTCGTGCACCGCTCGCTCGGGGATGTGTCTGATGGTGGCCGACGGAGTGCACGAGGACGTCCTGACCTTCTACCCGGACCGTATCGAGCTGAACAACAGTGCGCTCAAGTATGCAATGGACACGACGGACGCCTTCCACACCTACCAGGTCAGGATCTGCGGGCTGAATATCGAGGTGTGGGTGGATGGGAAGCTGGCCATCGACGGCTGGAACAAGTTCCAGGCCCCAGCCTACGGGAAGCGCTGCGTGGTGCAGTTCGGGTCTATCTCCAGCGCCTCCACCGGTGAGGCCTACTGGAAGGACGTGCGCTACAGCGTGAACATCCTGTCGGCAGAGCAGATTGCCGGGGCCAAGAACGTGAACATCTACTACAAGGAGGGCATCTACGCGTGCTTCCCCTCCCTGATCCGCACCGCCGACGGTACGCTGGTTACGGGCTTCGGGACGCGGGTCCGACGCTCGCACATTGACGGCACAGGCGGCTCAGCCCGATACCTCTCCAAGGATGGCGGCTACACCTGGGAGCAGACCACGGAGACCTTCACCGACCCGGCCCATGTCAGAGAGGATGGGGCTATCATCTCACCCCATGCCCAGGGCTGGATCTACGTGCCTGACACGGAGCTGGAGAAGGTCAAGGCCGGCGGACGACGCTGGATGAAGGCCCGTGAGGGGACGATTGCCTACCTGGGCGAACCGCGGGTGTCGATCACCATGCCCGGCAAGACCCCGGAGACCAAGGACCTGCCGAACCCCGATATCCGTGGGGTGATGACCTTCAACCCCAGCGCCTTCCTCCACCGGGGCAAGCTGTGGATGACTGCGATCTACGGTGGTCCGACCGGTCAGCCCATGGGTGTGTGGGTGATCCGCTCGGAGGACGACGGCAACACTTGGGAGGTCCTCCCGGTCGCGCTGCCGGCGGACAAGAAGCTGGGCTATGGGGAAGCAGCGATCTGTGACAACGGCCGGGGCGAGATCCTCTGTGTGATGCGCCCGGACCCCGAGAGCTATGACACCTACCAGTGCTTCTCGAAGGATGACGGCAAGACCTGGAGCAAGCCTGAGGACTGCCGGTTCTGGGGCTATCCGAGCAATGTCATCCTGCTCAAGGACGGCCGCCTGCTGTGCAGCTACGGCTACCGGCGCGATGCCATGGGTGTTCGTGCGGTCCTGAGCAGTGACGGCGGGCATACCTGGGACGTCGACAAGGAGATTGTGATCCGCTGCGACGGCAAGGGAAGCCCGAGCGATATGGGCTATCCGATCTCGCTGCAGATGGAGGACGGGCACATCTTCACGATCTACTACCTGAATGATGCGGCCAACGTGACCCACATCGCCGGGACGCACTGGAACCTTCCTCCGGCGAAGCAGTAGCGCAGCCCTGGGCCCACAGCCGGAACACTAAGCAAGCGAAAAGGGGACAGAACCCGTGACGGGTCTGTCCCCTTTGTTTTGGCGAGGCAGGTGGGGCCCGTCAGCCGATGGCGACCATTCGCTCGACGGTCGCGCGGGCACGGCCGGCGATGCCCTCGTCGATCTCGATGACGTGCGTGTTTGTGGTGAGGGCCCTGCGGATGCTCTCCAGGGTAGTGAGCTTCATGTTCGGGCACAGAGCTGAGAACAGGGGATAGAAGGTCTTGCCCGGGTTGTCCTTCTGGAGTGGATGCAGCAGGCCCATCTCGGTGGCGACGATGAACTCCGAGGCGTCCGATTCGCGGGCGAAGCGGAGCATCCCACTGGTTGAGCGGACGGCGTCGGCAAGTGCAAGGACCTCGGCAGCACACTCAGGGTGCGCAAGAACCAGGGCAGCGGGGTGCTCCTGCTTGGCCTTCTGGATATCCTCGGCGGTGATGTACTGGTGGGTCGGGCAAAAGCCCGGGTAGAGAAGGATCTCCGTGTCGGGCACAGCCCTGGCGACCCAACTACCGAGGTTGCGGTCGGGGATGAACAGGATCCGGTCGGCGTCGAGAGACTTGACCACCTCGACGGCGTTGGCTGAAGTGCAGCAGATGTCGGACTCCGCCTTGACCTCAGCGGTGGTGTTGACGTAGGCGACGACCGGTGCACCCGGATACTGGGCCTTGAACTCCCGCAGCTGCTCGGGGGTGATCATGTCGGCCATCGGGCAGCCGGCTTCCTTCTCGGGTAGCAGAACGGTCTTGGAGGGGCTGAGGAGCTTGGCCGTCTGGGCCATGAAGTGGACGCCGCAGAAGACGATGACCTCGGCCTCCGCCCGGGCGGCCTGACGGCTGAGGCCCAGGGAGTCGCCGGTGAAGTCGGCGATGTCCTGCACCTCGGGGCGCTGGTAGTTGTGGGCCAGGAGGACGGCCTTGCGCTCCTGGCGCAGGGCGTTGATCTCGTTGATAAGCTCGCTGTTGTCGGTCATGGGCGGCCTCCGGGCGCCACCGTTTGCGGGCAAACGGTATGGCAGGGAAAGTCAGTGGGTGAGCCGGCCAAGGGGCGCGCCAGGGATCACGGCACCAGGGCGCCATGGGCGCGCAGCTCAGCCTTGATGTCATCCAATGCGACTTCGGTGGGTGGGATTCCTGCTTTGGCGG containing:
- a CDS encoding ATP-binding protein; translated protein: MIDRLRLKPEQLRWTCDCDKLGFTSTETLKDLAAPIGQDRAVAALGFGVNIQSDGYNVFVMGPVGTGRSSMSRAMLDQAAAQQPAPGDWVYVHNFDQPNQPKALHLPSGSACEFRDDMNELIEDVQRELAAAFESEEYVDRREEALKTFREERQAELAAFEKEAEAANMVVGRGPAGVLVAPAKDGEVMSPQDYAELTEEDRKAIDARRAKLQDKLEEMLRRHHRKDKMVRVEVKKLDQEVARFAVGHLFEELQKRYATEERVCEHLRQILDDIIDNIEGLRARDEDTPQMPFPIAVPTPDSRYSLYGVNVLLSCGPRDGAPVVYESNPTIDNLTGLIEHRTQMGALVTDYTMIRPGALHRANGGYLVLEAETLLRKPYAYEALKRALKNKLVRIESLQDQFRFMSTVTLEPEPIALDVKVVLVGSPELYYLLYNYDDDFRKLFKVKADFDASTPRNRTALRRYAQFVATVCRREGLPHFEAPAVARILEQASRLVADQMRLTTRFVDVADLVREAAYWCGHNGNSLVTAEDVQRAIEEHVSRSNRIEERMREMSDRGLIELSFKGKEIGQVNALSVIPLGDYWFGRPNRLRAITFVGKSGVMQIDREAKLTGRLHDKGLLTLTGFLNGRYAHEKPLTLAASLTFEQNYDLIEGDSASSAELYAILSSLAGAPISQGFAVTGSVNQAGHVQAIGGVNEKIEGFFDSCKSRGLTGEQGVLIPKSNVQHLMLKPEVIEAVRDGKFHIYAVSTVDEGLEVLTGVPAGSRRKNGTYPEGTINQLVTATLENFAASFDGRGMDNGTANHAKPAKNDNNNR
- a CDS encoding Gfo/Idh/MocA family oxidoreductase → MSSPLRAAVIGASGIGKHHAKWFNALGCEVVAFAGTSKESVAATTEVLHKLFGFTGKGYVGVEPMLDAARPDLLALCSPPQLHAEHFALAADAGCAILCEKPLVWDWDKPFEQLLDEAGSMVEAARTRSLLAATNTQYVAALEPYLKLCELSGQPVDPASFERFYMRMDSRGGKSGASGEKIWVDLSPHPLSLLLALAGPGQLEASSTRVLVDAHQVRADFTYRTDAGRSVQAVIDTVNVPEGPLARRFGLDDVLADYEGRNDENGVFAAYLSIGDHRLKSVDFVQDSISRFVAAVRGEGAPLVTLEEGLANLRLQLQLMQIGRDSQPA
- a CDS encoding type II secretion system protein, producing the protein MVETLVVVAIILILAAVLLPVYETATKSAERATCMTNLRSLAGAVMLYVQDNDGRLVPARSPSGLRNTDLCWDVILEPYYRSGMLLLCPADQMPNTASGMVCRSHSYGINHDLTLVGGYSGASLLMDQVDCPAQTILLFDLRGSVRSTGLGLKANGLGRVDARHGIGANFVYLAGNVKWNRPPETLQPRDLTGADNHWEP
- a CDS encoding type II and III secretion system protein, encoding MARALTTRRGTLLGVLIALLCCGAAQAEDAKGPSAEKPEEPALVNNSFFNTDVRQALSDLAADTGVTILLDESVVGFISLDLKDVPLDRALKLMLLPLGMVYREIEPGVYLVTAADPRAPSFRLVAETQILPIGHLDPQNLTRLLPDRYAQFVRVDTAARRCLIEAPKEYLEDIVRLIRSLDTAPGQVLIEALVLETTTGALKQYAPTFASSHLAGDIAGGIFNYQSNSRNLSSANTSTTSQKPTPGNLLVGLQWLMENNQASLRANPRVVAPDGTAAEIEVGTQQYFSLLTGSAVYAYTRLERVDATIKLNIKPRILPEGQGIECDIEPNVADVVGQGSDGLPVITIRRAKSTVRVQNGQGIVIGGLLQETSSSTESKVPILGDLPVIGKLFRSKNTSKGQRDILFVISPHLLDANGQFEGPLLSEVLMSRKAPSSVGELQTPPKPVPVKQETGATRADLGQAFSVKAQ
- a CDS encoding sialidase family protein; amino-acid sequence: MKVLAAGIVLSLVLLIQTLGVCQVTAQIEWSDVYTADKLPDEAGWGASKGTNTSSEITPEGLHLKDSGTANTELHCYSRRWPAQPDRGSVAEATVKAVSCTARSGMCLMVADGVHEDVLTFYPDRIELNNSALKYAMDTTDAFHTYQVRICGLNIEVWVDGKLAIDGWNKFQAPAYGKRCVVQFGSISSASTGEAYWKDVRYSVNILSAEQIAGAKNVNIYYKEGIYACFPSLIRTADGTLVTGFGTRVRRSHIDGTGGSARYLSKDGGYTWEQTTETFTDPAHVREDGAIISPHAQGWIYVPDTELEKVKAGGRRWMKAREGTIAYLGEPRVSITMPGKTPETKDLPNPDIRGVMTFNPSAFLHRGKLWMTAIYGGPTGQPMGVWVIRSEDDGNTWEVLPVALPADKKLGYGEAAICDNGRGEILCVMRPDPESYDTYQCFSKDDGKTWSKPEDCRFWGYPSNVILLKDGRLLCSYGYRRDAMGVRAVLSSDGGHTWDVDKEIVIRCDGKGSPSDMGYPISLQMEDGHIFTIYYLNDAANVTHIAGTHWNLPPAKQ
- a CDS encoding FxLYD domain-containing protein, whose translation is MTTTIGRSFRSTPLASWGLLACLLGALAGGCGTRAPRVTEDIANLRIDRYRYNLDEEHHLARVMAEIVNHGDRPVKEAMVIVTLRGPGGEERGINRVVVTDIKPGQPKVFTITVTGHGKERDVEFRIARPGAPEAQTSPDKDAAPDNSN
- the nadA gene encoding quinolinate synthase NadA, producing MTDNSELINEINALRQERKAVLLAHNYQRPEVQDIADFTGDSLGLSRQAARAEAEVIVFCGVHFMAQTAKLLSPSKTVLLPEKEAGCPMADMITPEQLREFKAQYPGAPVVAYVNTTAEVKAESDICCTSANAVEVVKSLDADRILFIPDRNLGSWVARAVPDTEILLYPGFCPTHQYITAEDIQKAKQEHPAALVLAHPECAAEVLALADAVRSTSGMLRFARESDASEFIVATEMGLLHPLQKDNPGKTFYPLFSALCPNMKLTTLESIRRALTTNTHVIEIDEGIAGRARATVERMVAIG